One window from the genome of Micromonospora aurantiaca ATCC 27029 encodes:
- a CDS encoding S8 family serine peptidase, producing the protein MHRFPRWLAAGAAGALVVGLAVPASAVPPARPAGPPPGTSAPGAKPARVTLITGDQVELVQAAPGRIAATVHPGPGRDRIVFQTTQADGGLRVLPADVVPYVSAGVLDPDLFDVQELAEQGYGDAGLTALPLIVRYREPAAGRVRPLAVAAESRPLSSINGAALRVDKDDLGALWTSLRETPQARTAGAGPVRLGAGVERVWLDGRARVALEHSVPQIGAPAAWAAGRDGAGVRVAVLDTGVDADHPDLAGRVAEARDFTGGGSARDGHGHGTHVAATVAGSGAASAGLRKGVAPGARLLVGKVLDDSGSGYDSGIIAGMEWAARSGAKVVSMSLGGAPTDGTDPMSQAVNDLTASTGALFVIAAGNDGEPRSVGSPGAATAALTVGAVDRDDVLADFSSRGPRLGDNGLKPEITAPGVGIVAARAAGTTMGTPVDDAYTRASGTSMATPHVAGAAAVLAQEHPGWTAAQLKDALVSTTRPSTGATVFEQGAGRVDVARALRQRVYGTATADFGRLTTGGPAATRTVRYVNGTEAAQTLRLALELRNLDSGAAETDGLTLDAGTVTVPAGGGVDVPLRADPARLDRGPHGGWLVATGTDGVTVRTAVGLTLSGPQHTVTLRALDLAGRPGSSPVVTLFGEHPESDAMGWLGVGDEWRIQVEEGPYLLHALIEHGAPLDEQLTLVTDPELTVDRDLTVVLDPRRGTPVRIETPKPSEQRAVLSFYQHRVFGNGRQVDHGVMTFSTVQQLNVTPTRQVRRGEFEFSSRWQLVAPMVDIDVSGVSGALDVNLMGQSPAPAGRQRLRLVAAGTGAPGELAGVRGAAALLTASADRSEEEQVAAAAAAGAKAVLIVRPADQSAWTVWRPTGERLPAPALAVAYDDGQRMLAAARTGRARMDLTLTVDSPYLYDVFQVSKGRVPERILHRVTAANTAEVTARYGDTGGLDWATEQRFGWRPWQEFSWNDDQRMVRTGTTRREYVSSGDSWWQHRVLHRLMFSTMGTLTGGLSDRPRRYAATDRTTESWHTPLVRPAVPAGAAAPSRTADTLDLRVAEFVDADGHAGVDNRSEEQDTVTRRVSRDGQPIADLSAGWAPVPATAGPARYRLDVTTARSSAEWRWATRTETAWEFTSARPSGDAARPLPLLQVDYRVPADLRGEVPGRRKHTVGLTLRHPAGLPAPAGTTVRAEVSFDGGRTWRTAPVRGSGTRFTAEVPAGRGTVSLRVSARDRSGNTVTQTVIDAYGLR; encoded by the coding sequence ATGCACCGGTTCCCCCGCTGGCTCGCCGCCGGCGCGGCCGGGGCGTTGGTGGTCGGGCTCGCCGTACCGGCGTCCGCCGTACCGCCCGCCCGGCCCGCCGGCCCGCCCCCGGGCACATCCGCCCCGGGCGCGAAGCCCGCCCGCGTCACGCTGATCACCGGCGACCAGGTCGAGCTGGTCCAGGCCGCGCCGGGCCGGATCGCCGCCACTGTCCACCCCGGGCCGGGCCGGGACCGGATCGTCTTCCAGACCACGCAGGCCGACGGCGGGCTGCGGGTGCTCCCCGCCGACGTCGTGCCGTACGTGTCGGCGGGCGTGCTCGACCCGGACCTGTTCGACGTGCAGGAACTGGCCGAGCAGGGCTACGGCGACGCGGGCCTCACGGCGCTGCCGCTGATCGTGCGCTACCGGGAACCGGCCGCCGGGCGGGTGCGCCCCCTCGCCGTCGCCGCCGAGTCCCGTCCGCTGTCCAGCATCAACGGCGCCGCGCTGCGTGTCGACAAGGACGACCTGGGCGCGCTGTGGACGTCGCTGCGGGAGACGCCGCAGGCCCGCACCGCGGGTGCCGGACCGGTCCGGCTCGGCGCGGGCGTGGAGCGCGTGTGGCTGGACGGGCGGGCCCGGGTGGCGCTGGAGCACAGCGTCCCGCAGATCGGTGCGCCCGCCGCGTGGGCGGCCGGGCGCGACGGCGCCGGCGTGCGGGTCGCGGTGCTCGACACCGGCGTGGACGCCGACCACCCCGACCTGGCCGGCCGCGTCGCCGAGGCGCGCGACTTCACCGGCGGCGGCAGCGCCCGGGACGGCCACGGCCACGGCACCCACGTGGCGGCCACCGTCGCCGGCAGCGGCGCGGCCTCCGCAGGGCTGCGTAAGGGCGTCGCGCCCGGCGCGCGGCTGCTGGTCGGCAAGGTGCTCGACGACTCCGGCTCCGGCTACGACTCCGGCATCATCGCCGGCATGGAGTGGGCCGCGCGCTCCGGCGCCAAGGTGGTCAGCATGAGCCTCGGCGGCGCGCCCACCGACGGCACCGACCCCATGAGCCAGGCCGTGAACGATCTCACCGCCTCCACCGGCGCGCTGTTCGTGATCGCCGCCGGCAACGACGGTGAGCCGCGCAGCGTCGGCTCGCCCGGCGCGGCCACCGCCGCGCTCACCGTCGGCGCCGTCGACCGCGACGACGTGCTCGCCGACTTCTCCAGCCGTGGCCCGCGCCTGGGCGACAACGGCCTGAAGCCGGAGATCACCGCGCCGGGCGTCGGCATCGTCGCCGCCCGCGCCGCCGGCACCACCATGGGTACGCCTGTGGACGACGCCTACACCCGCGCCTCGGGCACCTCGATGGCCACGCCGCACGTCGCGGGCGCGGCCGCCGTACTCGCCCAGGAGCATCCCGGATGGACCGCCGCGCAACTGAAGGACGCGCTGGTCAGCACCACCCGGCCGAGCACCGGCGCGACGGTGTTCGAGCAGGGCGCCGGGCGGGTCGACGTGGCCCGTGCGCTGCGCCAGCGGGTGTACGGCACGGCCACCGCCGACTTCGGCCGGCTGACCACCGGCGGGCCGGCCGCGACCCGGACGGTGCGCTACGTCAACGGCACCGAAGCCGCGCAGACGCTGCGTCTGGCGCTGGAGCTGCGCAACCTGGACAGCGGCGCGGCCGAGACCGACGGCCTGACACTCGACGCCGGCACGGTGACGGTGCCGGCCGGCGGCGGTGTGGACGTGCCGCTGCGCGCCGACCCGGCCCGGCTGGACCGGGGCCCGCACGGCGGCTGGCTGGTCGCCACCGGCACGGACGGCGTGACGGTGCGTACCGCGGTCGGGCTCACGCTCAGCGGCCCGCAGCACACGGTGACGCTGCGCGCGCTGGACCTGGCCGGGCGGCCCGGATCGTCGCCGGTGGTGACGCTGTTCGGCGAGCACCCGGAGTCGGACGCGATGGGCTGGCTCGGCGTCGGCGACGAGTGGCGGATCCAGGTGGAGGAGGGGCCGTACCTGCTGCACGCGCTGATCGAGCACGGCGCGCCGCTGGACGAGCAGCTCACCCTGGTCACCGACCCGGAGCTGACAGTGGACCGGGACCTCACGGTGGTGCTCGACCCGCGGCGCGGCACGCCGGTACGGATCGAGACGCCGAAACCGTCCGAGCAGCGGGCCGTCCTGAGCTTCTACCAGCACCGGGTGTTCGGCAACGGCCGGCAGGTCGACCACGGCGTGATGACGTTCAGCACCGTGCAGCAGCTCAACGTCACCCCGACCCGGCAGGTGCGCCGCGGCGAGTTCGAGTTCTCCTCGCGCTGGCAGCTCGTCGCACCGATGGTCGACATCGACGTCAGCGGCGTGTCCGGCGCGCTGGACGTCAACCTGATGGGTCAGTCACCGGCCCCGGCCGGGCGGCAGCGGCTACGCCTGGTCGCCGCCGGCACCGGCGCACCCGGTGAGCTGGCCGGCGTGCGGGGCGCGGCGGCGCTGCTCACCGCGTCCGCGGACCGGTCCGAGGAGGAGCAGGTGGCCGCCGCGGCGGCGGCCGGCGCGAAGGCGGTGCTGATCGTCCGGCCGGCGGACCAGAGCGCGTGGACGGTGTGGCGTCCGACCGGGGAGCGGCTGCCGGCACCGGCGCTCGCGGTGGCGTACGACGACGGGCAGCGGATGCTCGCGGCGGCGCGTACCGGCCGGGCCCGGATGGACCTGACGCTCACCGTTGACAGCCCGTACCTCTACGACGTGTTCCAGGTGTCGAAGGGCCGGGTGCCGGAGCGGATCCTCCACCGGGTCACCGCCGCGAACACGGCCGAGGTGACCGCGCGCTACGGCGACACCGGCGGCCTGGACTGGGCCACCGAGCAGCGGTTCGGGTGGCGGCCCTGGCAGGAGTTCTCCTGGAACGACGACCAGCGGATGGTGCGTACCGGGACGACCCGGCGGGAGTACGTCAGCTCCGGTGACTCGTGGTGGCAGCACCGGGTGCTGCACCGGCTGATGTTCTCCACCATGGGGACGCTGACCGGCGGCCTGTCCGACCGGCCCCGGCGCTACGCGGCCACCGACCGGACCACCGAGTCGTGGCACACGCCGCTGGTGCGTCCCGCCGTGCCGGCCGGTGCGGCCGCGCCGAGCCGGACCGCTGACACGCTCGACCTGAGGGTGGCCGAGTTCGTCGACGCCGACGGTCACGCCGGCGTGGACAACCGGTCGGAGGAGCAGGACACGGTGACCCGCCGGGTCAGCCGGGACGGGCAGCCGATCGCCGACCTGTCCGCCGGCTGGGCGCCGGTGCCTGCCACCGCCGGTCCGGCCCGCTACCGCCTCGACGTGACGACGGCACGGTCGTCGGCGGAATGGCGGTGGGCGACCCGTACCGAGACGGCGTGGGAGTTCACCTCGGCCCGCCCGTCCGGTGACGCGGCCCGGCCGCTGCCGCTGCTCCAGGTCGACTACCGGGTGCCGGCCGACCTGCGCGGCGAGGTGCCCGGCAGGCGGAAGCACACCGTCGGGCTGACGCTGCGCCACCCGGCCGGCCTGCCTGCGCCGGCCGGCACGACGGTACGCGCCGAGGTGTCGTTCGACGGCGGACGCACCTGGCGTACGGCGCCGGTACGCGGCTCCGGCACCCGGTTCACCGCCGAGGTGCCGGCCGGGCGCGGCACGGTGTCGCTGCGCGTCTCGGCGCGGGACCGGTCCGGCAACACAGTGACGCAGACCGTGATCGACGCGTACGGGCTGCGATGA
- a CDS encoding helix-turn-helix domain-containing protein produces MLEEIGLTPDEEELYRSLVRANTARAGELAQRLGRPRAEVAARLDALRDKGLVLPTGPEPDAPLRPLAPDVPLGEALLRRQSALEEARAAVSRLAEDYRAGMRRHDAAHLVEVVTGARGLRERLRELQNGAREEVLWFCRANPLAMPGPENVEEFDALARGVRYRAIYERAMLLEPGALADVERGVRAGEQARVLDRLPVRLAVVDGRTAVCPLVPDRDGGEPTAAVIGRSQLLDALLALFESHWLMATPLGTPADRAATGYQPDGDEARLLSLFVAGVPDKSIASQLGVSRRTVQRRLADLMAAAGVDTRPGLAFQAARRGWI; encoded by the coding sequence GTGCTGGAGGAGATCGGCCTGACCCCGGACGAGGAGGAGCTCTACCGCAGCCTGGTACGGGCGAACACGGCCCGGGCCGGTGAGCTCGCACAGCGGCTGGGACGGCCCCGCGCGGAGGTCGCCGCCCGGCTGGACGCCTTGCGGGACAAGGGTCTCGTGCTGCCGACCGGGCCGGAACCGGACGCGCCGCTGCGGCCGCTCGCGCCGGACGTGCCGTTGGGCGAGGCGCTGCTGCGCCGCCAGTCAGCGCTGGAGGAGGCCCGCGCCGCTGTCAGCCGGCTCGCCGAGGACTACCGGGCCGGGATGCGCCGCCACGACGCCGCGCACCTGGTCGAGGTGGTCACCGGCGCGCGGGGGCTGCGGGAACGGCTGCGCGAGCTGCAGAACGGCGCGCGCGAGGAGGTGCTCTGGTTCTGCCGGGCGAACCCGCTGGCGATGCCCGGACCGGAGAACGTCGAGGAGTTCGACGCGCTCGCCCGCGGCGTGCGCTACCGGGCCATCTACGAACGGGCCATGCTGCTGGAGCCGGGCGCGCTCGCGGACGTGGAGCGGGGCGTACGCGCCGGGGAGCAGGCCCGGGTGCTGGACCGGCTGCCGGTGCGACTGGCCGTGGTGGACGGTCGTACCGCGGTGTGCCCGCTGGTGCCCGACCGCGACGGCGGGGAGCCGACAGCCGCGGTGATCGGCCGCAGCCAGTTGCTGGACGCCCTGCTGGCGCTCTTCGAGAGCCACTGGCTGATGGCGACGCCGCTCGGCACGCCCGCCGACCGGGCCGCCACCGGCTACCAGCCCGACGGCGACGAGGCGCGGCTGCTGTCGCTGTTCGTCGCCGGGGTGCCGGACAAGTCGATCGCGTCACAGCTCGGGGTGAGCCGGCGTACCGTGCAGCGGCGGCTGGCCGACCTGATGGCCGCCGCCGGTGTGGACACCCGGCCCGGGCTGGCGTTCCAGGCCGCCCGGCGCGGCTGGATCTGA
- the recN gene encoding DNA repair protein RecN, translating into MLEELRITGLGVIEDTTLPLAAGMNVITGETGAGKTMVVTGLGLLFGGRADAGRVRAQPGRAAVEGRLRLSGRVAEAVHARILDAGGEPDEDGSLLLSRTVTIEGRSRAHLGGRAMPVSTLGEVGEQVLAVHGQSDQLRLLRPAEQRASLDRFAGPEHEKLLDALRETYARWRTVVDDLADRRRNARERNQEADLLRLGLDEITRVDPQPGEDDELKAEAQRLEHAEGLRTAAQVAQQCVAGGVEATDETPDATVLLGTARRTLEAQAGTDPALGELAARLEEAATLVTDVAAELSAYLAALDADPARLQTVYERRAALRALTRKYADDVDGVVAWAERARTRLSDLDTSDELLDELDREATRLAGEVADLAGRVSASRREAAVRFAEEVTVELAGLAMPHARIEVAVLPRPAGRSEPSLPVNGVETGVGADGADEVELRLLAHPGAPALPLQKGASGGELSRVMLAIEVVFAGSGGPPTLVFDEVDAGVGGQAAVEIGRRLARLARSHQVLVVTHLPQVAAFADRHLVVAKDTGGAVTTSGVRVVEDTERARELARMLAGLPDSDLGIAHAEELLAVAAKERRP; encoded by the coding sequence GTGCTGGAAGAGCTGCGCATCACCGGACTGGGCGTCATCGAGGACACCACGCTGCCGCTGGCCGCGGGGATGAACGTCATCACCGGCGAGACCGGCGCCGGCAAGACCATGGTGGTGACCGGCCTCGGCCTGCTCTTCGGCGGCCGCGCCGACGCCGGCCGGGTGCGCGCCCAGCCGGGCCGCGCGGCGGTGGAGGGCCGGCTGCGCCTGAGCGGCCGGGTGGCCGAGGCGGTGCACGCCCGCATCCTCGATGCAGGCGGCGAGCCCGACGAGGACGGTTCGCTGCTGCTCAGCCGCACCGTGACCATCGAGGGCCGCTCCCGGGCGCACCTGGGCGGGCGCGCCATGCCGGTGTCCACGCTCGGCGAGGTCGGCGAGCAGGTGCTCGCAGTGCACGGCCAGTCCGACCAGCTGCGGCTGCTGCGCCCGGCCGAGCAGCGTGCCTCGCTCGACCGGTTCGCCGGGCCCGAGCACGAGAAGCTGCTCGACGCGCTGCGCGAGACGTACGCCCGGTGGCGCACCGTCGTCGACGACCTGGCCGACCGGCGGCGCAACGCCCGCGAGCGCAACCAGGAGGCCGACCTGCTGCGCCTGGGCCTGGACGAGATCACCCGGGTCGACCCGCAGCCGGGGGAGGACGACGAGCTGAAGGCCGAGGCGCAGCGGCTGGAGCACGCCGAGGGGTTGCGTACCGCCGCGCAGGTGGCGCAGCAGTGCGTGGCCGGCGGTGTCGAGGCGACCGACGAGACGCCGGACGCGACGGTGTTGCTCGGCACCGCGCGGCGCACGCTGGAGGCGCAGGCCGGCACCGACCCGGCGCTGGGTGAGCTGGCGGCCCGGCTGGAGGAGGCGGCCACGCTCGTCACCGACGTGGCCGCGGAGCTGTCGGCCTACCTGGCCGCGCTGGACGCCGACCCGGCACGCCTCCAGACCGTCTACGAGCGGCGGGCCGCGCTGCGCGCGCTCACCCGCAAGTACGCCGACGACGTCGACGGCGTGGTGGCGTGGGCCGAACGGGCCCGCACGCGGCTGTCCGATCTGGACACCTCCGACGAGTTGCTGGACGAGCTGGACCGCGAGGCGACCCGGCTCGCCGGTGAGGTGGCCGACCTCGCCGGCCGGGTGTCGGCGTCCCGGCGGGAGGCGGCGGTCCGCTTCGCCGAGGAGGTGACAGTCGAGCTGGCCGGGCTGGCGATGCCGCACGCCCGCATCGAGGTGGCGGTGCTGCCGCGACCGGCGGGCCGGTCCGAGCCGAGCCTGCCTGTCAACGGCGTCGAGACCGGCGTCGGCGCGGACGGCGCCGACGAGGTGGAGCTGCGGCTGCTGGCGCACCCGGGCGCACCGGCGCTGCCGTTGCAGAAGGGCGCGTCCGGCGGTGAGCTGTCCCGGGTGATGCTCGCCATCGAGGTGGTCTTCGCCGGTTCCGGCGGCCCGCCCACGCTGGTGTTCGACGAGGTCGACGCCGGTGTCGGCGGCCAGGCCGCGGTGGAGATCGGCCGTCGGCTGGCCCGGCTGGCCCGCAGTCACCAGGTGCTCGTGGTCACGCACCTGCCGCAGGTCGCCGCGTTCGCCGACCGGCACCTGGTGGTGGCCAAGGACACCGGGGGAGCGGTCACCACGAGCGGGGTGCGGGTGGTGGAGGACACCGAGCGCGCCCGGGAACTGGCCCGGATGCTCGCCGGTTTGCCGGACTCGGATCTGGGTATCGCCCATGCCGAGGAGCTCCTGGCCGTGGCGGCCAAGGAAAGGCGTCCGTGA
- the steA gene encoding putative cytokinetic ring protein SteA, whose protein sequence is MRLPTLRRSRNPEPGSIVGTARLDRRTKRLVGRLRPGDIAVIDHVDLDRVAADSLVAVGVAAVLNAKPSVSGRYPNLGPEVLVSAGIPLLDDLGESVFEQVREGDRVRIEGNTVFAGDDPVAHGSLQDAETVAKSMADAREGLSVQLEAFAANTMDYLRQERDLLLDGVGVPEIQTQIQGRHCLIVVRGYDYKADLDVLRPYIREFKPVLIGVDGGADALVEAGYTPDMIIGDMDSVTDDVLRCGAEVIVHAYPDGRAPGLARVNGLGVPAITFPAAATSEDLAMLLADEKGASLLVAVGTHATLVEFLDKGRGGMASTFLTRLKVGGKLVDAKGVSRLYRQSISGSSLLLLVLSAVAAMASAVAVSTVGKAYLGVVSEWWDNFVFQLGQLF, encoded by the coding sequence ATGCGTCTACCCACACTGCGCCGGAGCCGGAACCCGGAGCCGGGCTCCATCGTCGGCACCGCGCGCCTCGACCGCCGGACGAAACGGCTGGTCGGGCGGCTGCGACCCGGCGACATCGCGGTCATCGACCACGTCGACCTGGACCGGGTGGCGGCCGACTCGCTCGTCGCGGTGGGTGTGGCGGCGGTCCTCAACGCCAAGCCGTCGGTCTCCGGCCGCTATCCCAACCTCGGCCCGGAGGTGCTGGTCTCGGCCGGCATCCCGCTGCTGGACGACCTCGGCGAGAGCGTCTTCGAGCAGGTCCGCGAGGGCGACCGGGTCCGCATCGAGGGCAACACCGTCTTCGCCGGCGACGATCCGGTCGCGCACGGCTCGTTGCAGGACGCCGAAACGGTGGCCAAGTCGATGGCCGACGCCCGGGAGGGCCTGTCGGTGCAGTTGGAGGCGTTCGCCGCCAACACGATGGACTACCTGCGCCAGGAACGCGACCTGCTGCTCGACGGCGTCGGCGTGCCGGAGATCCAAACCCAGATCCAGGGCCGGCACTGCCTGATCGTGGTGCGCGGCTACGACTACAAGGCCGACCTGGACGTGCTGCGCCCGTACATCCGGGAGTTCAAGCCGGTGCTCATCGGCGTGGACGGCGGCGCCGACGCGCTGGTCGAGGCGGGCTACACCCCGGACATGATCATCGGGGACATGGACTCGGTCACCGACGACGTGCTGCGCTGCGGCGCCGAGGTGATCGTGCACGCCTACCCGGACGGGCGGGCGCCGGGCCTGGCCCGGGTCAACGGGCTCGGCGTACCGGCGATCACCTTCCCGGCGGCGGCCACCAGCGAGGACCTGGCCATGCTGCTGGCCGACGAGAAGGGCGCGTCGCTGCTGGTGGCGGTCGGCACGCACGCCACCCTGGTGGAGTTCCTCGACAAGGGGCGCGGCGGCATGGCGTCGACGTTCCTGACCCGGCTGAAGGTCGGTGGCAAGCTGGTCGACGCCAAGGGCGTCAGCCGGCTCTACCGGCAGAGCATCTCCGGGTCGTCGCTGCTGCTGCTGGTCCTGTCGGCGGTGGCCGCGATGGCCTCCGCGGTGGCGGTCTCCACCGTCGGGAAGGCGTATCTGGGCGTGGTCTCCGAATGGTGGGACAATTTCGTGTTCCAGCTCGGCCAGCTCTTCTAG
- a CDS encoding copper transporter, which translates to MINFRYHVVSLTAVFLALAIGLVVGTAALNGPVADSLRENVNGLRKDNSLMRQSVNSMQKQLETEEDFAAEMAQLVLPGKLTGRRVLVLTLPSGRDQAEGVVKMLQTAGADVTGRIDVQDKFVNPDSNNNLLELAVTAARPNSAPTGNLPGNGHGVETSSALLANVLVDRPAGSPPVSDADRRAVLEQYATAGYLTPADRISTAAEAVVMVTGQPYVDKDSAKKDESVVKIAEQFDRAGALVVAGMGSTGGNLVSVVRGDPVLSQTISTVDNANTVQGQLVTSLALAQQLTEKKTGQYGVGDNAAARVPTLPR; encoded by the coding sequence GTGATCAACTTTCGCTACCACGTGGTGTCCCTGACCGCGGTGTTCCTGGCGCTGGCGATCGGCCTGGTGGTCGGCACAGCCGCCCTCAACGGGCCGGTCGCCGACTCGCTCCGGGAGAACGTCAACGGCCTGCGCAAGGACAACTCGCTGATGCGCCAGTCGGTCAACAGCATGCAGAAGCAGCTGGAGACCGAGGAGGACTTCGCCGCCGAGATGGCCCAGCTCGTCCTGCCCGGCAAGCTGACCGGCCGCCGGGTGCTGGTGCTCACCCTGCCCAGCGGCCGGGACCAGGCCGAGGGCGTGGTGAAGATGCTCCAGACCGCCGGCGCCGACGTCACCGGCCGCATCGACGTGCAGGACAAGTTCGTCAACCCGGACAGCAACAACAACCTGCTGGAGCTGGCGGTCACCGCCGCCCGCCCGAACAGCGCCCCCACCGGCAACCTGCCCGGTAACGGGCACGGCGTGGAGACCTCCAGCGCGTTGCTGGCCAACGTGCTGGTGGACCGCCCGGCCGGGAGCCCGCCGGTCAGCGACGCCGACCGGCGCGCCGTGCTGGAGCAGTACGCCACCGCCGGCTACCTCACCCCGGCGGACCGGATCTCCACCGCCGCCGAGGCGGTGGTGATGGTCACCGGCCAGCCGTACGTGGACAAGGACTCGGCGAAGAAGGACGAGTCGGTGGTGAAGATCGCCGAGCAGTTCGACCGGGCCGGCGCGCTCGTGGTCGCCGGCATGGGCTCGACCGGCGGCAACCTCGTCTCCGTGGTCCGCGGCGACCCGGTGCTGTCGCAGACCATCTCCACCGTCGACAACGCCAACACCGTGCAGGGCCAGCTGGTCACCAGCCTCGCCCTGGCGCAGCAGCTCACCGAGAAGAAGACCGGCCAGTACGGCGTGGGCGACAACGCCGCCGCCCGGGTGCCTACACTGCCCCGGTGA